One Varibaculum prostatecancerukia genomic window, AAATGATTCGCAACCAGTTTAGCGGCGAGACCGCTAAGGATTTCGCTAGGGAATTGCAAGACCTTTACCATGCGGGGCGGGCTTTAAGTGATATTTCAGCTCCGATAGAGCTGGAGAATTACTCTAACGCCACGATCTACTCCTGGCTGCAGTCCGTATCGGCGGCGATGGCATTTTTTACCCTCGCGGCGGGCCCCGTTTATCGGCGGATTGGAAACTCTGAGATTCCTTCCGGGGTGATTAAACAAGCAGCAGAGTTCTTTGGCGGTGATGCTCATGATTCTTCCTCCCCAGTAGGTGATGAAACTTCCTTGTCCACTTCTGATCCTACTGGGGAGGGTTCTCCCCAGGATCCTATCTCTGCTTTTATACGGAAGCTGCTCGGGGCGATACTCAAGAAAATTCGGGAGAGGAGCAATAAATGCTTCGCAACCAGACCAGCGGCGAGACCGCTAAGGATTCTGCTAGGCAGATGCACAGCCTTTATCTGGCGGGGTGGAAGTTAAGTGACGTTGCGGCCCCGGTAGACGTGGAGGATTACCCCAATGCCACCGTCTACGACTGGCTGCAGTCCGTATCGGATGCAGTGACACGCCTGGTGGAGGCAGCTCACCCGGTGTATCAGCGTTTGGGCGCCGCGCAGGTTCCGATGGGTGCGCTCAAGCAGGCGGCGGACGCTTGTCGATATATCGAATACGCACAGCGCTTCGGCGTTGACGAGGACGAGGCGCGGAAAAAATGGGGAGAGGAGCAATAAATGCTTGCGGTTGTATCTGATTGTGCTACTATGTCCGCAGGTGCTGAACACACCGTAACGAGCGGTCTACCGCGATCCCGTGAGAGCGGTTTTTTCATATCGGCTTGGCGTACCAAGCCGGGTAGCGTCCTCGCTATACAAGACCCTCCGGGGGAAAGCGGGAGGCCTGGCTCGTTACAGGTGTTCAAGTACCCGGCGCTGACTTGCTCTGAACAAGCCGGTCAGCGTCCTCGAACGAACTTAACGAGCTTTTTGGAGGACGCTATGGAGCGTTATACGGGTGTTTCTTGCTCCCGGTTGGTAAAGTTCCCGCTTACCCGAGGCGATTGCCCGGCGTGCGCGGGTACGCATCCAGCAGGGCATGAGTGGCACTGCCCGGTGCTTTCTTATTTGGTTTCTGATTTTTTGGCTCCCGGCGCGCGGCTTTCTATCGCGCAGGTGGGGTTGGTGCTCGATGCGGTGGCGTCTTTCGTGGCCGCGATGGCTACCGACACCCCCACCGGTGACGGCGCCACTGCTGGCGGTGTTGATGGTGACGGTGTTATCAGTGAGGGGGTGGCGTAGATGCGTTACCTCGATGATGAACTACGTGACCAGCTTAGTGATGAAGCGGTGGTGCCTTATCGGACGGGTGCTTCTTTGAGTATCGTGTCCGCTGCTTCTCGCCTGGCGGGAGTGATGTCTGCTGTTAGTAGTGTTGCTCAGGCGTATCACGAGAACGTTATGCAGGAAACCCCGGCTAGTGATGCTTTACAGGTTTTAGAGCTGCTGTGTGCTCAGGTTCGGGTGTGTAACCGGGATTTGGAAAGCGCGGTGTTATCACTCGCTATAGGCCACGGCAGGCCTGCCGTTGGTAGTGACGTTTTGGCCGAACTCTATGACCAGGTACCCCTGCTCAGGTTGTTCGACACCCCGCCAGAAGGTGGCGAGGTCGTTAAAAAAGCTGGCGGGCGCACTCGGAGACATCTCTCTAGGCAAGAAGCTTTTCAGCGTGATTTTGCGGTTCCCGTTGTACCAGAACCGTTCGATAAGGTCTCCATCGTTGACGCAGACCATGAAGCCGCCCCCAGCGGTGAAAAGCCGCTCGGGAGCAGTGTCGATGACGGCAAGCAACAGCGGGTAGCTGGCGACGTCAATGATGTAGTCCTCCATGAGATACCTGAAGGTTGCGGTATCGATCATAATTCTTCCTCCCCGGTGGGTGATGAAACTTTGTCATTCCCTTCTGATCCTACCGGGGAGGGTTCTACTTCTTCTGGTTCTGGTGAGGGGGTGGAGTAGATGCGTTGGCTAAAAGCTTATTGCGATGAGGACTGCGAAGATGGAGCTTACTGCCGTTCCTGTCGCGCGCCGCTTAGAGAGGCAGACCAGGTGGTCTGGCAGTTAGGAAACGATGGGCGCGTCTTGCTGCAGGAAAATACCGTCGTCATTGAATTCGAGGACGGGTGTGGCCTCACCAGTTATCCAACTTACGATCGCGGCTTGTGCCGAAGGTGCAGGGGTATCCGCATCAAGGTAGGAAAGGTCAAAGGTCTCGGTAACTTTGCGGCTCGGAAAGCTAACTGTCGTTGTGATTCTTCCTCCCCGGTGGGTGATGGTTGTCGTTCTCTTTGCAATCCTACCGGGGAGGGTCTTACTCGTGAGGAACGCTGTCAGCTAGCCGGTGCGTGCTTCTGCCTAATCTCTGCCTTGCAGGGGCAAGGGAGCGTTAGCAGTTCCGGTAGCGTCCGCGATGGCTTTGACCGATATGCGCAGCATCGCGATCTGATTGGCAAGGTTGCCAAGCATCTTGCTCTCGGGGGACAGCTCAGCCCAGTTGCTCGTGAATTCCTCAAGCGCGACATTCCCTATCTCATTAGTGAAATCTCGTCGCAAAGTTTCGATGCGTTCCAGCGCATCTTTGACGGTACTAAGTTCATTCATGATTCTTCCTCCTCAGTAGGTGATGAAACTTTGTCATTCCCTTCTGATCCTACCGGGGAGGGTTCTACTTCTTCTGGTTCTGGTGAGGGGGTGGAGTAGATGCCGCAAGTAGCTAGAAAAGACCGGTTAAACGTCAAGCAGGCAGCAGAGTATTTGGGGATTGACCCGCGTACTTTGCGTCGTTACCGCCAGCAGGGGCGGATTCGTACCCGGCGAACGCCGGGGGGTCTGCCGTGGTTTTCGCGTACGGATTTGGATAAGGCTTATGACAATTATGACTGTCCCTTTAAGGGGGCAGCATGAGGCATGATCCGGTGTTTATAGCGCGCCGCTGCGGTGTAGTGGTGCTTGCTGTTGCTGCGTGGCTTTACGTGACGTTGTTTCTTATTTCCCCGTCTGAGGTTGCTTCTCCTGCGGCTACCGCGTGTTTTTGGGGAACTTTCATTTTGCAGGTTATTGGCGGGGTGTTGTGTATGACGCGCAGCCCCGAAAAGAACGAGGAGGGGCAGTGATGGGGATATTGCTGACTGGTTTGTATGTACTCATGGCAGGGATTGTGGTTGGCGCGGTAGCTCGCGCGGTCTCGCAGTGGTGGGAGATTCGCTCGGAAGGACCGGCGTATTGCACTGATATTGAGGAGGCGATTTCGCAATGATTCTTTGGCTTGTGCTTTCAGTAAGCGCGGTGCTGCTGTTCGCAGCTGTTGCAGCCACTTTGGTGTTGGCTATCCAGGATCGCTTCGAGCAGTACGGGGAGGTGCAACACCCTGATGATTACCTCCGCGACTAGAGATTGCCCGGTTATTAGTGTGGCGGTTCCTCTGCTTAACGGTTTGCCGTTGGCGCATGTGCAGGCGGTAGCTGCTGGCGAGGCGGCTAGGCAGGCTAGGGCGCGGCGCCTGGTGCTTTCTGGGCGGCGCCCGGTTGATATTTCACATGAATCCCGGCTTTTCCGGGTCGAGTTCGAGACGCGCCCTTATACGGGTGTGGATGTTCCGGATGTGAAGGCTATGCGCCCTAAAACGTTTTTGAATGGGAAGGATACTGATTCATGGTTAAGCTGAAATCTTCCCTGCCTCCAGGAGAGTTAAACGGGCTGTACGATATCGCTACTGACGCGGTTTCTTACCCCAGCAGGATGCGCCTGGTTGTAGGACTGGTAGAGGTTCCTGAGGTACGTAAGAATATCCGTAAGGGCTTCACAGAGCCGGTTTTCGAGGTTACCCATATTGAGCCGTTGCCGCCTTGTTTGATCCGGCAAGGATACGCTCTGCTTGCTCAGGCTATGGAGCTGCGCCTGCCGCCTTCGC contains:
- a CDS encoding helix-turn-helix domain-containing protein; the encoded protein is MPQVARKDRLNVKQAAEYLGIDPRTLRRYRQQGRIRTRRTPGGLPWFSRTDLDKAYDNYDCPFKGAA